In Escherichia ruysiae, a genomic segment contains:
- the yfgM gene encoding ancillary SecYEG translocon subunit YfgM, producing MEIYENENDQVEAVKRFFAENGKALAVGVILGVGALIGWRYWNSHQVESARSASLAYQNAVTAVSEGKPDSIPAAEKFAAENKNTYGALASLELAQQFVDKNELEKAAAQLQQGLADTSDENLKAVINLRLARVQVQLKQTDAALKTLDTIKGEGWAAIVADLRGEALLSKGDKQGARSAWEAGVKSDVTPALSEMMQMKINNLSI from the coding sequence GTGGAAATTTACGAGAACGAAAACGACCAGGTTGAAGCGGTTAAACGCTTTTTTGCTGAAAATGGCAAGGCACTGGCTGTTGGGGTGATTTTAGGCGTTGGCGCACTGATTGGCTGGCGCTACTGGAACAGCCATCAGGTTGAGTCTGCACGCTCCGCTTCTCTTGCCTATCAAAATGCGGTTACCGCAGTTAGCGAAGGCAAACCTGACAGCATCCCGGCGGCGGAAAAATTCGCTGCTGAAAATAAAAATACTTACGGCGCGCTGGCTTCTTTGGAACTTGCGCAGCAATTTGTTGACAAAAATGAACTAGAGAAAGCCGCCGCTCAATTGCAACAAGGGTTGGCGGACACGAGCGATGAAAATCTCAAAGCCGTGATAAATCTGCGTCTTGCCCGAGTTCAGGTGCAGCTCAAGCAGACTGATGCCGCGCTGAAAACCCTCGATACCATTAAAGGTGAAGGTTGGGCTGCTATTGTTGCCGACTTGCGTGGTGAAGCATTACTGAGCAAAGGTGATAAGCAAGGTGCGCGTAGTGCGTGGGAAGCAGGCGTGAAAAGCGATGTGACCCCGGCACTGAGTGAAATGATGCAGATGAAAATTAATAATTTGTCCATCTGA
- the rodZ gene encoding cytoskeleton protein RodZ: MNTEATHDQNEALTTGARLRNAREQLGLSQQAVAERLCLKVSTVRDIEEDKAPADLASTFLRGYIRSYARLVHIPEEELLPGLEKQAPLRAAKVAPMQSFSLGKRRKKRDGWLMTFTWLVLFVVIGLSGAWWWQDHKAQQEEISTMADQSTAELNNNQSQSVPLDTSATETQTTTSPAAVDSTATNTQTPAVTTPAPAVAPQQDAVVPPSQANVDIAATTPAAPVATTTPDGAAPLPIDQAGVTTPAADPNALVMNFTADCWLEVTDSTGKKLFSGMQRKGGNLNLSGQAPYKLKIGAPAAVQIQYQGKPVDLSRFIRTNQVARLTLNAEQSPAQ; this comes from the coding sequence ATGAATACTGAAGCCACGCACGACCAAAATGAAGCACTTACCACCGGCGCTCGCTTGCGTAATGCCCGTGAACAACTTGGACTTAGCCAGCAAGCCGTTGCCGAACGACTTTGTTTGAAGGTTTCCACGGTACGCGACATTGAAGAAGATAAGGCGCCAGCCGATCTTGCTTCAACATTCTTGCGCGGGTATATCCGCTCTTATGCGCGTCTGGTTCATATTCCGGAAGAAGAACTGCTGCCGGGACTGGAAAAGCAGGCACCACTGCGGGCGGCAAAAGTTGCGCCAATGCAGAGTTTTTCCCTCGGCAAACGCCGCAAAAAACGCGATGGCTGGCTGATGACTTTCACCTGGCTGGTGCTGTTTGTGGTGATTGGCCTGAGCGGCGCCTGGTGGTGGCAGGATCACAAAGCCCAGCAGGAAGAGATCAGCACTATGGCTGATCAATCCACTGCGGAGCTGAATAATAACCAGAGCCAGAGTGTACCGTTAGATACGTCTGCTACCGAAACCCAGACGACTACATCGCCTGCGGCTGTAGATTCCACCGCCACGAACACGCAAACGCCAGCCGTGACGACGCCAGCACCCGCTGTAGCGCCGCAGCAGGACGCAGTTGTTCCTCCTTCACAGGCAAATGTTGATATCGCGGCTACTACACCAGCGGCTCCGGTCGCAACAACAACGCCAGATGGCGCAGCGCCGTTGCCAATCGATCAGGCTGGCGTGACCACTCCAGCGGCTGATCCTAATGCGCTGGTTATGAACTTTACTGCTGATTGCTGGCTGGAAGTCACCGATTCTACCGGCAAAAAACTGTTTAGCGGGATGCAGCGTAAAGGCGGTAATTTGAATTTAAGCGGTCAGGCACCGTATAAACTGAAAATTGGTGCCCCAGCTGCAGTGCAGATCCAGTATCAAGGGAAACCTGTCGATCTGAGTCGTTTTATCAGAACTAACCAGGTTGCGCGTCTGACCCTCAATGCCGAACAATCACCGGCGCAGTAA
- the ispG gene encoding flavodoxin-dependent (E)-4-hydroxy-3-methylbut-2-enyl-diphosphate synthase gives MHNQAPIQRRKSTRIYVGNVPIGDGAPIAVQSMTNTRTTDVEATVNQIKALERVGADIVRVSVPTMDAAEAFKLIKQQVNVPLVADIHFDYRIALKVAEYGVDCLRINPGNIGNEERIRMVVDCARDKNIPIRIGVNAGSLEKDLQEKYGEPTPQALLESAMRHVDHLDRLNFDQFKVSVKASDVFLAVESYRLLAKQIDQPLHLGITEAGGARSGAVKSAIGLGLLLSEGIGDTLRVSLAADPVEEIKVGFDILKSLRIRSRGINFIACPTCSRQEFDVIGTVNALEQRLEDIITPMDVSIIGCVVNGPGEALVSTLGVTGGNKKSGLYEDGVRKDRLDNNDMIDQLEARIRAKASQLDEARRIDVQQVEK, from the coding sequence ATGCATAACCAGGCTCCAATTCAACGTAGAAAATCAACACGTATTTACGTTGGGAATGTGCCGATTGGCGATGGTGCACCCATCGCCGTACAGTCCATGACCAATACGCGTACGACAGACGTCGAAGCTACGGTCAATCAAATTAAGGCGCTGGAACGTGTCGGCGCTGATATCGTTCGCGTCTCTGTACCGACGATGGACGCGGCAGAAGCGTTCAAGCTCATCAAGCAGCAGGTTAACGTGCCGCTGGTAGCCGACATCCACTTTGACTATCGCATTGCGCTGAAAGTAGCGGAATACGGTGTTGACTGTCTGCGCATTAACCCTGGCAATATCGGTAATGAAGAACGCATTCGCATGGTGGTTGACTGTGCGCGCGATAAAAACATTCCGATTCGTATTGGTGTTAACGCCGGATCGCTGGAAAAAGATTTGCAAGAAAAGTATGGCGAACCGACGCCGCAGGCGCTGCTGGAATCTGCCATGCGCCATGTTGATCATCTCGATCGTCTGAACTTTGATCAATTCAAGGTCAGCGTGAAAGCGTCTGACGTTTTCCTCGCCGTTGAGTCTTATCGTCTGCTGGCAAAACAGATCGATCAGCCGCTGCACCTGGGGATCACCGAAGCCGGTGGCGCACGCAGCGGGGCGGTGAAATCGGCTATTGGTTTAGGTCTGCTGTTGTCGGAAGGCATTGGCGACACGCTGCGCGTCTCGCTGGCGGCTGATCCGGTCGAAGAGATCAAAGTCGGTTTTGATATTTTGAAATCGCTGCGCATCCGTTCGCGCGGCATCAACTTCATCGCCTGCCCGACCTGCTCGCGTCAGGAATTTGACGTTATCGGTACGGTTAACGCGCTGGAGCAACGTCTGGAAGATATCATTACCCCGATGGACGTTTCGATTATTGGCTGCGTGGTGAATGGCCCGGGCGAGGCGCTGGTTTCTACGCTTGGCGTTACGGGCGGCAACAAGAAAAGTGGCCTCTATGAAGATGGCGTGCGCAAAGACCGTCTGGACAACAACGACATGATCGACCAGCTGGAAGCACGCATTCGTGCGAAAGCCAGCCAACTGGACGAAGCGCGTCGAATTGACGTTCAGCAGGTTGAAAAATAA
- the hisS gene encoding histidine--tRNA ligase, translated as MAKNIQAIRGMNDYLPGETAIWQRIEGTLKNVLGSYGYSEIRLPIVEQTPLFKRAIGEVTDVVEKEMYTFEDRNGDSLTLRPEGTAGCVRAGIEHGLLYNQEQRLWYIGPMFRHERPQKGRYRQFHQLGCEVFGLQGPDIDAELIMLTARWWRALGISEHVTLELNSIGSLEARANYRDALVAFLEQHKEKLDEDCKRRMYTNPLRVLDSKNPEVQALLNDAPALGDYLDEESREHFDGLCKLLESAGIAYTVNQRLVRGLDYYNRTVFEWVTNSLGSQGTVCAGGRYDGLVEQLGGRATPAVGFAMGLERLVLLVQAVNPEFKADPVVDIYLVASGTDTQSAAMALAERLRDELPGVKLMTNHGGGNFKKQFARADKWGARVAVVLGESEVANGTAVVKDLRSGEQTAVAQDSVAAHLHTLLG; from the coding sequence GTGGCAAAAAACATTCAAGCCATTCGCGGCATGAACGATTACCTGCCTGGCGAAACGGCCATCTGGCAGCGCATTGAAGGCACACTGAAAAACGTGCTCGGCAGCTACGGTTACAGTGAAATCCGCTTGCCGATTGTAGAGCAGACCCCGCTATTCAAACGTGCGATTGGTGAAGTCACCGACGTGGTTGAAAAAGAGATGTACACCTTTGAGGATCGCAATGGCGACAGCCTGACTTTGCGCCCTGAAGGGACGGCGGGCTGTGTACGCGCCGGCATCGAGCATGGTCTTCTGTACAATCAGGAACAGCGTCTGTGGTATATCGGGCCGATGTTCCGTCACGAGCGTCCGCAGAAAGGGCGTTATCGTCAGTTCCATCAGTTGGGGTGCGAAGTTTTCGGTCTGCAAGGCCCCGATATCGACGCCGAACTGATTATGCTCACTGCCCGCTGGTGGCGCGCGCTGGGTATCTCCGAACACGTAACTCTTGAGCTGAACTCTATCGGTTCGCTGGAAGCACGTGCCAATTACCGCGATGCGCTGGTTGCGTTCCTTGAACAGCATAAAGAAAAACTGGACGAAGACTGCAAACGTCGCATGTATACCAACCCGCTGCGTGTGCTGGATTCTAAAAATCCGGAAGTGCAGGCGCTTCTCAACGACGCTCCGGCGTTGGGCGATTATCTGGATGAGGAGTCTCGCGAGCATTTTGACGGTTTGTGCAAACTGCTTGAGAGCGCAGGTATTGCCTATACCGTAAACCAGCGTCTGGTGCGTGGTCTGGATTACTACAATCGTACCGTTTTCGAATGGGTCACTAACAGCCTCGGTTCCCAGGGCACCGTGTGCGCAGGCGGTCGTTATGACGGTCTTGTGGAGCAACTGGGCGGTCGCGCCACACCGGCAGTCGGTTTTGCGATGGGCCTGGAACGTTTGGTGTTGTTAGTTCAGGCAGTTAATCCGGAATTTAAAGCCGATCCTGTTGTCGATATATACCTGGTGGCTTCGGGTACTGATACACAATCTGCGGCTATGGCATTAGCAGAGCGTCTGCGTGATGAATTACCGGGCGTGAAACTGATGACCAACCACGGCGGCGGCAACTTTAAGAAACAGTTTGCCCGCGCTGATAAATGGGGTGCCCGCGTTGCTGTGGTGCTGGGTGAGTCCGAAGTGGCTAATGGTACGGCAGTAGTGAAGGATTTGCGCTCTGGTGAGCAAACGGCAGTTGCGCAGGATAGCGTAGCCGCGCATTTGCACACGTTACTGGGTTAA
- a CDS encoding bifunctional tRNA (adenosine(37)-C2)-methyltransferase TrmG/ribosomal RNA large subunit methyltransferase RlmN has product MSEQLVTPENVTTKDGKINLLDLNRQQMREFFKDLGEKPFRADQVMKWMYHYCCDNFDEMTDINKVLRGKLKEVAEIRAPEVVEEQRSSDGTIKWAIAVGDQRVETVYIPEDDRATLCVSSQVGCALECKFCSTAQQGFNRNLRVSEIIGQVWRAAKIVGAAKVTGQRPITNVVMMGMGEPLLNLNNVVPAMEIMLDDFGFGLSKRRVTLSTSGVVPALDKLGDMIDVALAISLHAPNDEIRDEIVPINKKYNIETFLAAVRRYLEKSNANQGRVTIEYVMLDHVNDGTEHAHQLAELLKDTPCKINLIPWNPFPGAPYGRSSNSRIDRFSKVLMSYGFTTIVRKTRGDDIDAACGQLAGDVIDRTKRTLRKRMQGEAIDIKTV; this is encoded by the coding sequence ATGTCTGAACAATTAGTCACACCTGAAAACGTCACCACGAAAGATGGAAAAATCAACCTGCTGGATCTCAACCGTCAGCAGATGCGGGAGTTTTTTAAAGATTTAGGTGAAAAACCCTTCCGCGCCGATCAGGTGATGAAGTGGATGTATCACTATTGCTGCGACAACTTTGATGAGATGACCGACATCAACAAAGTGTTGCGTGGCAAACTGAAAGAGGTGGCGGAAATCCGCGCACCGGAAGTGGTTGAAGAACAGCGTTCATCTGACGGCACCATTAAATGGGCGATTGCCGTTGGCGATCAGCGCGTCGAAACGGTGTATATCCCGGAAGACGACCGCGCCACGCTTTGCGTCTCCTCGCAGGTGGGGTGTGCGCTGGAGTGTAAATTCTGTTCCACCGCCCAGCAGGGCTTTAACCGCAACCTGCGGGTGTCGGAAATTATCGGCCAGGTGTGGCGTGCGGCGAAAATCGTCGGCGCAGCAAAAGTCACCGGTCAGCGTCCGATCACTAACGTAGTGATGATGGGTATGGGCGAGCCGCTGCTCAACCTGAACAATGTCGTTCCGGCGATGGAAATCATGCTTGATGATTTCGGTTTTGGCCTGTCTAAACGTCGCGTGACGCTTTCCACTTCCGGTGTAGTTCCGGCGCTGGATAAACTGGGCGATATGATTGACGTTGCACTGGCAATTTCCCTGCACGCGCCGAACGACGAAATTCGTGACGAAATTGTACCAATCAACAAAAAGTACAATATCGAAACGTTCCTTGCTGCAGTGCGCCGTTATCTGGAGAAATCCAATGCGAACCAGGGGCGCGTCACTATCGAGTACGTGATGCTTGACCACGTTAACGATGGCACTGAACATGCGCACCAACTGGCTGAACTGCTGAAAGATACGCCGTGTAAGATTAACCTGATCCCATGGAACCCGTTCCCCGGCGCGCCGTATGGACGCAGTTCGAACAGCCGTATCGACCGTTTCTCAAAAGTGCTGATGAGCTACGGCTTCACCACCATTGTGCGTAAAACTCGTGGTGATGATATCGACGCCGCCTGTGGTCAGCTGGCAGGTGATGTCATTGACCGTACTAAACGTACTCTGCGTAAACGGATGCAGGGTGAAGCTATCGACATTAAAACGGTCTGA
- the ndk gene encoding nucleoside-diphosphate kinase, with protein sequence MAIERTFSIIKPNAVAKNVIGNIFARFEAAGFKIVGTKMLHLTVEQARGFYAEHDGKPFFDGLVEFMTSGPIVVSVLEGENAVQRHRDLLGATNPANALAGTLRADYADSLTENGTHGSDSVESAAREIAYFFGEGEVCPRTR encoded by the coding sequence ATGGCTATTGAACGTACTTTTTCCATCATCAAACCGAACGCGGTAGCAAAAAACGTCATTGGTAATATCTTTGCGCGCTTTGAAGCTGCAGGGTTCAAAATTGTCGGCACCAAAATGCTGCACCTGACCGTTGAACAGGCTCGTGGCTTTTATGCTGAACACGATGGGAAACCGTTCTTTGATGGTCTGGTTGAGTTCATGACCTCTGGTCCGATCGTCGTTTCCGTGCTGGAAGGTGAAAACGCCGTTCAGCGTCACCGCGATCTGCTGGGCGCGACCAACCCGGCGAACGCTCTGGCGGGAACTTTGCGCGCAGACTACGCTGACAGCCTGACCGAAAACGGCACACATGGCTCTGATTCTGTAGAATCTGCCGCTCGCGAAATCGCCTACTTCTTCGGTGAAGGCGAAGTGTGCCCGCGCACTCGTTAA
- the der gene encoding ribosome biogenesis GTPase Der produces the protein MVPVVALVGRPNVGKSTLFNRLTRTRDALVADFPGLTRDRKYGRAEIEGREFICIDTGGIDGTEDGVETRMAEQSLLAIEEADVVLFMVDARAGLMPADEAIAKHLRSREKPTFLVANKTDGLDPDQAIVDFYSLGLGEIYPIAASHGRGVLSLLEHVLLPWMEDLAPQEEVDEDAEYWAQFEAEENGEEEEEDDFDPQSLPIKLAIVGRPNVGKSTLTNRILGEERVVVYDMPGTTRDSIYIPMERDGREYVLIDTAGVRKRGKITDAVEKFSVIKTLQAIEDANVVMLVIDAREGISDQDLSLLGFILNSGRSLVIVVNKWDGLSQEVKEQVKETLDFRLGFIDFARVHFISALHGSGVGNLFESVREAYDSSTRRVGTSMLTRIMTMAVEDHQPPLVRGRRVKLKYAHAGGYNPPIVVIHGNQVKDLPDSYKRYLMNYFRKSLDVMGTPIRIQFKEGENPYANKRNTLTPTQMRKRKRLMKHIKKSK, from the coding sequence ATGGTACCTGTGGTCGCGCTTGTCGGGCGCCCTAACGTAGGAAAATCCACGTTATTTAACCGTCTAACTCGCACCCGAGATGCGCTGGTTGCGGATTTCCCGGGTCTGACTCGTGACCGTAAGTACGGTCGTGCGGAAATTGAAGGCCGCGAGTTTATCTGTATTGATACCGGCGGGATTGATGGCACAGAAGACGGTGTAGAAACCCGCATGGCGGAACAATCGCTGCTGGCGATTGAAGAGGCGGACGTCGTACTGTTTATGGTCGATGCGCGCGCGGGTCTGATGCCTGCAGATGAAGCCATTGCCAAACATTTGCGTTCCCGTGAAAAGCCAACCTTCCTGGTGGCGAACAAAACCGATGGACTGGACCCGGATCAAGCAATTGTTGATTTTTATTCACTTGGTTTAGGTGAAATTTACCCAATTGCCGCTTCGCATGGTCGTGGTGTTTTGAGTCTGCTTGAGCATGTGCTGCTGCCGTGGATGGAAGATCTCGCACCGCAAGAGGAAGTCGACGAAGACGCTGAATACTGGGCGCAATTTGAAGCGGAAGAGAACGGTGAAGAAGAAGAGGAAGACGACTTCGACCCGCAAAGTCTGCCGATCAAACTGGCGATTGTTGGTCGTCCAAACGTCGGTAAGTCTACACTCACTAACCGTATCCTGGGTGAAGAGCGCGTCGTGGTTTACGACATGCCAGGCACGACGCGTGACAGTATCTACATTCCGATGGAACGTGACGGACGTGAGTATGTACTCATTGATACTGCGGGCGTGCGTAAACGCGGAAAAATTACTGATGCGGTAGAGAAGTTCTCGGTAATCAAAACATTGCAGGCGATTGAAGATGCCAACGTTGTGATGTTAGTGATTGACGCACGCGAAGGTATTTCCGATCAGGATCTCTCCCTGCTTGGCTTTATTCTCAATAGTGGGCGCTCACTTGTGATTGTGGTGAACAAGTGGGACGGCCTGAGCCAGGAAGTGAAGGAGCAGGTGAAAGAGACGCTGGACTTCCGTCTGGGCTTTATCGACTTCGCCCGTGTGCATTTTATTTCTGCATTGCACGGTAGCGGTGTTGGTAACCTGTTTGAATCAGTACGTGAAGCATATGACAGCTCTACCCGTCGCGTGGGGACATCTATGCTGACGCGTATCATGACCATGGCTGTTGAAGATCACCAGCCGCCGCTGGTTCGCGGGCGTCGTGTGAAACTGAAATATGCCCACGCCGGTGGTTACAACCCGCCGATTGTGGTGATTCACGGCAACCAGGTGAAAGACCTGCCTGACTCGTACAAACGTTACCTGATGAACTACTTCCGCAAATCTCTGGACGTGATGGGTACGCCGATTCGTATTCAGTTCAAGGAAGGGGAAAACCCGTATGCGAACAAGCGTAACACTCTGACGCCGACCCAGATGCGTAAACGTAAGCGTCTGATGAAGCACATTAAGAAAAGTAAGTAA
- the bamB gene encoding outer membrane protein assembly factor BamB, which translates to MQLRKLLLPGVLSVTLLSGCSLFNSEEDVVKMSPLPTVENQFTPTTAWSTSVGSGIGNFYSNLHPALADNVVYAADRAGLVKAMNADDGKEIWSVSLAEKDGWLSKEPALLSGGVTVAGGHVYIGSEKAQVYALNTSDGTVAWQTKVAGEALSRPVVSDGLVLIHTSNGQLQALNEADGAVKWTVNLDMPSLSLRGESAPATAFGAAVVGGDNGRVSAVLMQQGQMIWQQRISQATGSTEIDRLSDVDTTPVVVNGVVFALAYNGNLTALDLRSGQIMWKRELGSVNDFIVDGNRIYLVDQNDRVMALTIDGGVTLWTQSDLLHRLLTSPVLYNGNLVVGDSEGYLHWINVEDGRFVAQQKVDSSGFQTDPVAADGKLLIQAKDGTVYSITR; encoded by the coding sequence ATGCAATTGCGTAAATTACTGCTGCCAGGAGTGCTTTCCGTTACCCTTTTAAGCGGCTGTTCGCTGTTTAACAGTGAAGAAGATGTGGTCAAGATGTCCCCATTGCCGACCGTTGAAAACCAGTTTACGCCGACCACGGCGTGGAGCACTTCCGTTGGTAGCGGCATTGGTAACTTCTACTCTAATCTTCATCCGGCACTGGCGGATAACGTTGTCTATGCAGCCGATCGCGCTGGTTTGGTAAAGGCGATGAATGCGGATGACGGTAAAGAAATCTGGTCTGTCAGCCTGGCTGAAAAAGATGGCTGGTTATCTAAAGAGCCGGCATTACTTTCCGGCGGCGTGACCGTCGCAGGTGGTCATGTCTATATTGGCAGCGAAAAAGCGCAGGTTTACGCGCTGAACACCAGCGATGGTACTGTGGCATGGCAAACCAAAGTAGCGGGTGAAGCACTTTCTCGCCCGGTGGTCAGCGATGGTCTGGTGTTGATTCACACCAGCAACGGCCAGTTGCAGGCGCTGAACGAAGCTGATGGCGCTGTTAAATGGACCGTTAACCTTGATATGCCTTCGCTCTCTCTACGTGGCGAGTCTGCGCCAGCAACCGCATTTGGTGCGGCAGTCGTTGGTGGCGATAATGGTCGCGTCAGTGCTGTGTTGATGCAGCAGGGACAGATGATTTGGCAACAGCGTATCTCCCAGGCGACGGGTTCTACCGAAATTGACCGTCTGAGCGATGTTGATACTACGCCTGTAGTTGTGAACGGTGTTGTTTTCGCGCTGGCCTATAATGGTAACCTGACGGCGCTTGATTTGCGCAGTGGTCAGATTATGTGGAAACGCGAACTGGGCTCGGTGAATGATTTCATCGTTGACGGTAACCGTATCTATCTGGTTGATCAAAATGACCGGGTAATGGCGTTGACCATCGATGGTGGCGTGACGCTGTGGACACAAAGCGATCTGCTGCACCGCCTGCTGACTTCCCCGGTGTTGTATAATGGCAACCTGGTGGTGGGTGATAGCGAAGGTTATCTGCACTGGATTAATGTGGAAGATGGACGTTTCGTTGCCCAACAAAAAGTTGATAGCTCTGGTTTCCAGACTGACCCGGTTGCCGCTGATGGCAAACTGCTGATCCAGGCAAAAGACGGAACCGTGTACTCCATTACACGTTAA
- the pbpC gene encoding peptidoglycan glycosyltransferase PbpC (penicillin-binding protein 1C), which translates to MPRLLSKRGCWITLAAAPFIIILAAWGADKLWPLPLHEVNPARVVVAQDGTPLWRFADADGIWRYPVTIEDVSPRYLEALINYEDRWFWKHPGVNPFSVARAAWQDLTSGRVISGGSTLTMQVARLLDPHPKTFGGKIRQLWRAFQLEWHLSKRDILTLYLNRAPFGGTLQGIGAASWAYLGKAPANLSYSEAAMLAVLPQAPSRLRPDRWPERAEAARNKVLERMAAQGVWSREQVKESREEPIWLAPRQMPQLAPLFSRMMLGKSKSDKIVTTLNAGLQRRLEELAQNWKGRLPPRSSLAMIVVDHTDMRVRGWVGSVDLNDDSRFGHVDMVNAIRSPGSVLKPFVYGLALDEGLIHPASLLQDVPRRTGDYRPGNFDSGFHGPISMSEALVRSLNLPAVQVLEAYGPKRFAAKLRNVGLPLYLPNGAAPNLSLILGGAGAKLEDMAAAYTAFARHGKAGKLRLQPDDPLLERPLMSPGAAWIIRRIMADEAQPLPDGALPRVVPLAWKTGTSYGYRDAWAIGVNARYVIGIWTGRPDGTPVVGQFGFASAVPLMNQVNNILLSRSANLPEDPRPNSVTRGVICWPGGQSLPVGDSNCRRRLATWLLDGSQPPTLLLPEQEGINGIRFPIWLDENGKRVAADCPQARQEMMNVWPLPLEPWLPASERRAARLPAVSTICPPYGHDAQLPLQLTGIRDGAIIKRLPGAAEATLPVQSSGGAGERWWFLNGKPLAERGRSVTLHLTEKGNYQLLVMDEVGQVATVRFVMQ; encoded by the coding sequence ATGCCTCGTCTGTTAAGTAAACGCGGCTGCTGGATAACGCTGGCAGCCGCGCCCTTTATTATCATTCTGGCGGCGTGGGGAGCAGATAAACTCTGGCCTCTGCCGCTGCATGAAGTCAATCCCGCACGTGTGGTCGTGGCGCAGGATGGTACGCCGCTCTGGCGTTTCGCCGATGCTGACGGTATCTGGCGTTATCCCGTGACTATCGAAGATGTTTCTCCGCGTTACCTTGAAGCACTGATCAATTACGAAGATCGCTGGTTCTGGAAGCATCCAGGCGTAAACCCGTTCTCGGTGGCGCGCGCTGCCTGGCAGGATCTGACTTCTGGTCGAGTTATCTCCGGCGGGAGCACGCTCACTATGCAGGTTGCTCGTCTGCTTGATCCTCACCCCAAAACGTTTGGCGGTAAAATTCGCCAGCTCTGGCGCGCGTTTCAACTGGAATGGCATCTGTCTAAACGTGACATTCTGACCCTGTATCTTAACCGCGCTCCGTTTGGCGGTACGTTGCAGGGGATAGGTGCGGCAAGCTGGGCTTACCTCGGAAAAGCGCCTGCGAATTTAAGCTATTCCGAGGCGGCGATGCTGGCTGTGTTGCCGCAAGCACCCAGCCGTCTTCGTCCGGATCGCTGGCCGGAGCGTGCCGAAGCCGCGCGTAATAAAGTGCTCGAACGGATGGCTGCGCAAGGTGTGTGGTCCCGTGAGCAGGTAAAAGAGTCAAGGGAAGAACCCATCTGGCTGGCACCCCGACAAATGCCGCAACTGGCACCGCTGTTTTCGCGCATGATGCTCGGTAAAAGCAAAAGCGACAAAATCGTTACTACGCTGAATGCCGGTCTTCAACGACGTCTGGAAGAACTGGCGCAAAACTGGAAAGGACGATTACCACCGCGCAGCTCACTGGCGATGATCGTGGTTGATCATACCGATATGCGTGTTCGCGGCTGGGTGGGATCGGTTGATCTCAACGATGATTCACGCTTTGGTCATGTCGATATGGTCAATGCGATCCGATCGCCAGGATCGGTGCTCAAACCGTTTGTTTATGGACTGGCGCTGGATGAAGGCTTGATCCACCCGGCATCACTGTTGCAAGACGTCCCCCGGCGCACCGGTGATTACCGACCAGGTAACTTTGATAGCGGTTTTCATGGCCCGATCAGCATGAGTGAGGCGCTGGTGCGATCGCTGAACTTACCTGCCGTGCAGGTGCTGGAAGCCTATGGCCCGAAACGGTTTGCGGCAAAATTACGCAATGTTGGATTGCCGTTGTACCTGCCCAACGGTGCTGCGCCGAACCTTTCGCTGATCCTCGGCGGCGCAGGTGCAAAACTGGAAGATATGGCGGCAGCGTATACCGCGTTTGCTCGCCACGGCAAGGCAGGCAAATTGCGCTTACAGCCTGACGATCCCCTGCTTGAACGCCCCTTAATGTCGCCGGGCGCCGCGTGGATCATTCGCCGGATCATGGCTGATGAAGCGCAGCCCCTGCCGGACGGCGCCTTGCCGCGCGTTGTACCACTGGCGTGGAAAACAGGAACCAGTTATGGCTATCGCGATGCATGGGCGATAGGTGTAAATGCTCGCTATGTGATAGGAATATGGACTGGCAGGCCGGATGGCACGCCCGTTGTCGGTCAGTTTGGTTTTGCCAGCGCCGTACCGTTGATGAATCAGGTCAATAATATCTTACTGTCACGCAGTGCAAATCTGCCGGAAGATCCGCGCCCGAACTCCGTCACTCGTGGTGTTATCTGTTGGCCAGGTGGGCAGTCTTTGCCCGTGGGTGACAGTAATTGCCGTCGTCGTCTGGCAACCTGGTTATTGGATGGAAGCCAGCCGCCAACCCTGTTACTGCCAGAGCAAGAAGGGATTAATGGCATCCGCTTTCCCATCTGGCTGGATGAAAATGGCAAACGCGTCGCCGCCGATTGCCCACAGGCGCGACAAGAAATGATGAATGTCTGGCCACTACCGCTGGAACCCTGGCTGCCCGCATCGGAACGCCGTGCCGCACGCTTGCCAGCGGTCTCGACAATTTGCCCACCGTATGGTCACGACGCCCAACTCCCGCTGCAACTGACTGGCATCCGTGATGGCGCCATTATCAAGCGTTTACCTGGTGCGGCGGAAGCGACTTTGCCGGTGCAATCCAGCGGTGGTGCCGGAGAACGCTGGTGGTTTCTGAATGGCAAACCGTTAGCTGAACGTGGGCGCAGTGTGACTCTGCATTTAACGGAAAAAGGCAATTATCAATTGCTGGTAATGGATGAAGTGGGGCAGGTAGCGACAGTGAGATTTGTTATGCAATAG